Proteins from a single region of Macrotis lagotis isolate mMagLag1 chromosome 2, bilby.v1.9.chrom.fasta, whole genome shotgun sequence:
- the LOC141511441 gene encoding TAR DNA-binding protein 43-like isoform X1: MSEYIRVTEDENDEPIEIPSEDDGTVLLSTVTAQFPGACGLRYRNPVSQCMRGVRLVEGILHAPDAGWGNLVYVVNYPKDNKRKMDETDASSAVKVKRAVQKTSDLIVLGLPWKTTEQDLKEYFSTFGEVLMVQVKKDIKTGHSKGFGFVRFTEYETQVKVMSQHHMIDGLWCDCKLPNSKQSPDEPLRSRKVFVGHCTEDMTADELRQFFCQYGEVLDVFIPKPFRAFAFVTFADDQVAQSLCGEDLIIKGISVHIPNAEPKHNSNRQLERSGRFGGNPGGFGNQGGFGYSRGGGAGLGNNQGSNMGGGMNFGAFSINPAMMAATQAALQSSWGMMGMLASQQNQSGPSGNNQSQGNMQREPNQAFGSGNNSYSGSNSGAAIGWGSASNAGSGSGFNGGFGSSMDSKSSG, encoded by the coding sequence ATGTCCGAATACATTCGGGTAACGGAAGACGAGAACGACGAGCCCATCGAGATCCCCTCCGAAGATGATGGGACGGTGCTGCTGTCCACGGTGACAGCCCAGTTCCCAGGAGCATGTGGGCTCCGCTACCGCAACCCGGTGTCCCAGTGCATGAGGGGCGTGAGGCTGGTAGAGGGGATCCTGCACGCTCCCGATGCCGGCTGGGGAAACCTGGTCTATGTTGTCAATTATCCAAAagataacaaaaggaaaatggatgAAACCGATGCCTCATCAGCAGTCAAAGTGAAAAGAGCTGTGCAGAAGACTTCTGATTTAATAGTCTTAGGTCTTCCCTGGAAAACAACTGAGCAggatttaaaagaatatttcagCACTTTTGGAGAAGTCCTTATGGTGCAGgtcaaaaaagacattaaaactgGTCATTCAAAGGGATTTGGGTTTGTTCGTTTCACCGAGTATGAAACACAAGTAAAAGTGATGTCACAGCACCATATGATAGATGGTCTGTGGTGTGACTGTAAACTTCCTAATTCCAAGCAAAGCCCAGATGAACCTTTGAGAAGCAGAAAGGTGTTTGTCGGACATTGTACAGAGGACATGACAGCTGATGAATTGCGGCAGTTTTTTTGCCAATATGGAGAAGTGCTAGATGTCTTCATTCCCAAACCATTCAGGGCCTTTGCCTTTGTTACCTTTGCAGATGATCAGGTTGCCCAGTCTCTTTGTGGAGAGGACTTGATCATTAAAGGCATCAGTGTACATATACCCAATGCTGAACCTAAGCACAATAGCAATAGGCAGTTAGAAAGAAGTGGAAGATTTGGTGGTAATCCAGGTGGCTTTGGAAATCAGGGTGGGTTTGGTTACAGTAGAGGGGGTGGAGCTGGTTTGGGAAACAACCAAGGCAGTAATATGGGTGGAGGGATGAATTTTGGAGCATTCAGCATCAACCCTGCTATGATGGCTGCCACCCAGGCAGCACTACAGAGCAGCTGGGGCATGATGGGCATGCTGGCTAGTCAACAGAACCAGTCGGGTCCATCAGGCAACAACCAAAGCCAGGGCAATATGCAGAGGGAACCCAACCAGGCGTTTGGTTCTGGGAATAACTCATATAGTGGTTCTAACTCTGGTGCAGCGATTGGTTGGGGTTCAGCATCCAATGCAGGGTCAGGCAGCGGGTTCAATGGAGGCTTTGGTTCAAGCATGGATTCCAAATCATCAGGTTAG
- the LOC141511441 gene encoding TAR DNA-binding protein 43-like isoform X2 codes for MSEYIRVTEDENDEPIEIPSEDDGTVLLSTVTAQFPGACGLRYRNPVSQCMRGVRLVEGILHAPDAGWGNLVYVVNYPKDNKRKMDETDASSAVKVKRAVQKTSDLIVLGLPWKTTEQDLKEYFSTFGEVLMVQVKKDIKTGHSKGFGFVRFTEYETQVKVMSQHHMIDGLWCDCKLPNSKQSPDEPLRSRKVFVGHCTEDMTADELRQFFCQYGEVLDVFIPKPFRAFAFVTFADDQVAQSLCGEDLIIKGISVHIPNAEPKHNSNRQLERSGRFGGNPVHLISNVYGRSTSLKVVL; via the exons ATGTCCGAATACATTCGGGTAACGGAAGACGAGAACGACGAGCCCATCGAGATCCCCTCCGAAGATGATGGGACGGTGCTGCTGTCCACGGTGACAGCCCAGTTCCCAGGAGCATGTGGGCTCCGCTACCGCAACCCGGTGTCCCAGTGCATGAGGGGCGTGAGGCTGGTAGAGGGGATCCTGCACGCTCCCGATGCCGGCTGGGGAAACCTGGTCTATGTTGTCAATTATCCAAAagataacaaaaggaaaatggatgAAACCGATGCCTCATCAGCAGTCAAAGTGAAAAGAGCTGTGCAGAAGACTTCTGATTTAATAGTCTTAGGTCTTCCCTGGAAAACAACTGAGCAggatttaaaagaatatttcagCACTTTTGGAGAAGTCCTTATGGTGCAGgtcaaaaaagacattaaaactgGTCATTCAAAGGGATTTGGGTTTGTTCGTTTCACCGAGTATGAAACACAAGTAAAAGTGATGTCACAGCACCATATGATAGATGGTCTGTGGTGTGACTGTAAACTTCCTAATTCCAAGCAAAGCCCAGATGAACCTTTGAGAAGCAGAAAGGTGTTTGTCGGACATTGTACAGAGGACATGACAGCTGATGAATTGCGGCAGTTTTTTTGCCAATATGGAGAAGTGCTAGATGTCTTCATTCCCAAACCATTCAGGGCCTTTGCCTTTGTTACCTTTGCAGATGATCAGGTTGCCCAGTCTCTTTGTGGAGAGGACTTGATCATTAAAGGCATCAGTGTACATATACCCAATGCTGAACCTAAGCACAATAGCAATAGGCAGTTAGAAAGAAGTGGAAGATTTGGTGGTAATCCAG TTCATCTCATTTCAAATGTTTATGGAAGAAGCACTTCCTTGAAAGTAGTGCTGTAA